In a genomic window of Zingiber officinale cultivar Zhangliang chromosome 9B, Zo_v1.1, whole genome shotgun sequence:
- the LOC122023773 gene encoding pentatricopeptide repeat-containing protein At2g29760, chloroplastic-like, with amino-acid sequence MTSRLPVWNLPHNVCLRFLDSYIRLGQLDRARDLLDKIPHPPLPSLTILISAFTRRNLPKESIRLYQRLRETKDLKPDRLVLLSVAKACACSLDPVEAKGLHEEAIKFGLASDLLLGNAMINMYGKCGSHQGSRKVFDDMPIKDVISWTSLISAYLTCRMPTVALRVFRDMLHGGVDPNSFTLSTALRVCSELKALGFGREIHSFALRKGFEDDVFVGSGLVDLYANCSSIRQARSIFNRVPNKDSVSWIVMLTAYFADGDCEEAMKLFELMRYQGVATSSASWNCMISGFAQNGIPEQTIRLLHEMQHSGFKPNHITLISMLPVCAFIENLRKGREIHGYIYRHWFVEDLTVSTALILMYAKCGDLDKARHVFNHMHRKDTVAWNTMILTNSMHGRGEDALSVFHQMLKCGVKPNSVTFTVVLTGCSHSQLVVEGKSIFHSMSKDHGLQPDADHYACMVDVLGRSGHLEEAYELIQNMPMQPTVGAWGALLASCRVYKNVELAKIAAAHLFEIEPENPGNYVLLSNILVSAKMWDEASSVRVIMRDRMRDRGVTKVPGCTWVQVRDKVYTFVKGDDKNPHREAIYGFLKDIREKMRFDGYLPDTEYVLQDVAEEEKEELLCSHSEKLAVAFGILNVNSESVIRVFKNLRICGDCHNTIKFMAKVTGLQIIVRDNVRFHHFRDGNCSCKDLW; translated from the coding sequence ATGACCAGCAGACTTCCAGTTTGGAATCTCCCACACAATGTTTGCCTCAGGTTCCTCGATTCTTATATCCGCTTGGGACAGTTGGACCGCGCCAGAGATCTGTTGGATAAAATTCCCCACCCTCCTTTGCCCTCATTGACCATCTTGATCTCAGCCTTCACAAGGCGCAACCTTCCCAAAGAATCCATTAGGCTTTACCAGCGGCTCCGAGAAACCAAAGACCTCAAGCCCGATCGGCTTGTTCTTCTTTCAGTCGCGAAGGCATGCGCCTGTTCGTTGGACCCTGTAGAAGCCAAAGGATTGCATGAGGAGGCTATCAAGTTTGGTCTCGCCTCGGACCTTCTCTTAGGTAATGCCATGATTAATATGTATGGGAAATGTGGATCCCATCAGGGTTCGAGGAAGGTGTTTGATGATATGCCGATTAAGGATGTGATCTCTTGGACTTCGCTCATTTCAGCTTATTTGACTTGTAGGATGCCAACGGTAGCTTTAAGAGTCTTCCGTGATATGCTTCATGGTGGAGTTGATCCGAATTCATTCACTCTGTCTACAGCCCTTCGTGTTTGTTCAGAGTTGAAGGCCCTgggttttggaagagaaattcACAGTTTTGCACTGCGGAAGGGTTTTGAAGATGATGTATTTGTAGGAAGTGGACTGGTGGATTTGTATGCTAATTGCTCGAGTATTAGACAAGCTAGGAGTATTTTCAATAGAGTCCCTAACAAAGATTCAGTTTCATGGATCGTGATGTTGACAGCTTATTTTGCTGATGGGGACTGTGAAGAGGCTATGAAGCTCTTTGAACTGATGAGATATCAAGGAGTTGCTACCAGCTCTGCTTCATGGAATTGCATGATCAGTGGGTTTGCACAGAATGGAATTCCTGAACAAACGATTAGATTGCTACATGAGATGCAACATTCAGGGTTCAAGCCAAACCATATTACACTGATTAGCATGCTTCCAGTTTGTGCATTCATCGAGAATCTAAGGAAAGGTAGAGAAATCCATGGATACATTTACCGCCACTGGTTTGTGGAGGATTTAACGGTGTCAACAGCTTTGATACTAATGTAtgccaagtgtggagacttggatAAGGCCAGGCATGTCTTCAACCATATGCATAGGAAGGACACAGTTGCATGGAACACAATGATCTTGACGAATTCAATGCATGGTCGCGGTGAGGATGCATTGTCAGTTTTCCATCAAATGCTCAAATGTGGTGTCAAGCCTAATTCAGTCACATTTACAGTTGTTTTGACTGGCTGCAGTCATTCACAGTTGGTTGTTGAAGGAAAGTCAATTTTTCATTCTATGAGTAAGGATCATGGGCTTCAGCCTGATGCCGATCACTATGCCTGCATGGTAGATGTCCTCGGCCGCTCTGGTCATCTTGAAGAGGCATATGAACTGATTCAAAACATGCCCATGCAACCTACGGTGGGTGCATGGGGAGCATTACTTGCTTCATGCAGAGTGTATAAGAATGTGGAGTTAGCAAAAATTGCTGCGGCACATTTGTTTGAAATCGAACCTGAGAATCCTGGGAATTATGTGTTGTTGTCAAACATACTAGTGTCCGCCAAGATGTGGGATGAGGCTTCCAGCGTTAGGGTTATAATGAGGGATAGAATGCGGGATAGAGGTGTCACCAAAGTACCAGGGTGCACTTGGGTTCAAGTAAGGGACAAGGTTTACACTTTCGTCAAAGGTGATGACAAGAACCCTCACCGAGAGGCAATATATGGTTTTCTGAAAGATATCAGGGAGAAGATGAGGTTTGATGGCTATCTTCCTGATACTGAATATGTTCTGCAAGATGTAGCTGAAGAGGAAAAAGAGGAGTTGCTGTGCAGTCACAGTGAGAAACTTGCGGTTGCATTCGGCATCCTAAATGTGAACAGCGAATCGGTCATTCGGGTGTTCAAGAACTTGAGAATATGTGGAGACTGCCACAATACTATCAAATTCATGGCTAAGGTTACAGGATTACAGATAATTGTGAGAGACAATGTGAGGTTTCATCATTTTAGAGATGGAAACTGTTCGTGCAAGGATTTGTGGTGA